Proteins from one Sabethes cyaneus chromosome 2, idSabCyanKW18_F2, whole genome shotgun sequence genomic window:
- the LOC128738344 gene encoding troponin C, isoallergen Bla g 6.0101-like isoform X1, with amino-acid sequence MTSIEDLDKQQLELLRNAFNAFDQEKKGCIGTQMVGTILSMLGHQLDDKLLKEIIDEVDADGSGELEFEEFVTLAARFLVEEDAEAMQQELKEAFRLYDKEGNGYITTAVLREILKELDDNLTNEDLDMMIEEIDSDGSGTVDFDEFMEVMTGGDD; translated from the exons TGTTGCGAAATGCGTTCAACGCGTTCGATCAGGAGAAGAAGGGATGCATCGGCACGCAGATGGTCGGCACCATCCTGAGTATGCTGGGCCACCAGCTGGATGACAAGCTGCTCAAAGAGATCATCGACGAGGTCGACGCCGACGGTTCCGGTGAGCTGGAGTTCGAAGAATTCGTCACGCTGGCCGCCCGGTTCCTGGTTGAGGAGGATGCAGAAGCCATGCAGCAAGAGTTGAAGGAAGCCTTCCGTCTGTACGATAAGGAAGGAAACGGTTACATTACCACCGCGGTGTTACGCGAAATCCTGAAGGAGTTGGACGACAACCTGACCAACGAAGATCTGGACATGATGATTGAGGAAATCGATTCTGATGGTTCCGGAACCGTTGATTTCGATG AATTCATGGAGGTCATGACCGGTGGAGACGACTAA
- the LOC128738344 gene encoding troponin C, isoallergen Bla g 6.0101-like isoform X2, giving the protein MEDLDKQQLELLRNAFNAFDQEKKGCIGTQMVGTILSMLGHQLDDKLLKEIIDEVDADGSGELEFEEFVTLAARFLVEEDAEAMQQELKEAFRLYDKEGNGYITTAVLREILKELDDNLTNEDLDMMIEEIDSDGSGTVDFDEFMEVMTGGDD; this is encoded by the exons TGTTGCGAAATGCGTTCAACGCGTTCGATCAGGAGAAGAAGGGATGCATCGGCACGCAGATGGTCGGCACCATCCTGAGTATGCTGGGCCACCAGCTGGATGACAAGCTGCTCAAAGAGATCATCGACGAGGTCGACGCCGACGGTTCCGGTGAGCTGGAGTTCGAAGAATTCGTCACGCTGGCCGCCCGGTTCCTGGTTGAGGAGGATGCAGAAGCCATGCAGCAAGAGTTGAAGGAAGCCTTCCGTCTGTACGATAAGGAAGGAAACGGTTACATTACCACCGCGGTGTTACGCGAAATCCTGAAGGAGTTGGACGACAACCTGACCAACGAAGATCTGGACATGATGATTGAGGAAATCGATTCTGATGGTTCCGGAACCGTTGATTTCGATG AATTCATGGAGGTCATGACCGGTGGAGACGACTAA